GAAGCATCAGGCGGTCCTCGAGCGGAACCCGTACGCCACCGACTGCGTGATCCTCATCGTGCACGAGGAACCCGTCGGTGGATAACGCCGTCCTCCTCGTCGACGACGAGGCGAACATCCTGAACGCGCTGGCGCGCCTGTTCCTGGACCGCGACGTGCGGGTCCTGCGCGCGGGGAACGGGGAGGAGGCGCTCGGGATCGTGCGAAGGGAGCCGGTGGCGGTCGTCGTCTCCGACAACCTCATGCCGGGGATGCGCGGAGTCGAGCTGCTCTCGCGGGTGCGGGACCTCTCGCCCGACACCGTGAGGGTCCTCCTGACAGGGTACGCCGACCTGCCCACCGCGATCGAGGCGATCAACCGGGGGGAGGTGTTCCGCTTCCACGTGAAGCCGTGGGTGGACGAGGAGATCGTTCGCACCGTCGAGGAGGGGGTGCGGCGGTACCAGGTGGTGCGCTCCCTGCGCCTCGGGGACGAAGCCACCCTGCGCTCGATCGCCCAGACGATCGAGCTGAAGGACCCGTACACCCGGGGACATTGCGACCGCGTGGCGGCGTTCTCCCTGAAGATCGCGGAGGCGCTGCGCCTCCCGGAGGCG
This portion of the Deltaproteobacteria bacterium genome encodes:
- a CDS encoding HD domain-containing protein; this encodes MDNAVLLVDDEANILNALARLFLDRDVRVLRAGNGEEALGIVRREPVAVVVSDNLMPGMRGVELLSRVRDLSPDTVRVLLTGYADLPTAIEAINRGEVFRFHVKPWVDEEIVRTVEEGVRRYQVVRSLRLGDEATLRSIAQTIELKDPYTRGHCDRVAAFSLKIAEALRLPEATRRAIKHGSWLHDCGKIGVPEAILNCPGKLSAADFEVVKKHPGWGAEVGRQANLPEEVINIILYHHERFDGRGYPTGVKGTEIPLEARIVAVADAFDAMSTDRPYAKGYDRAEAMRVMGVLRGAALDPQLVDIFLAGLTP